AGTAGGATCTCTTCAACAAAATCCCATTCAACAGTATCATAGGCCTTTTTAAGGTCCAATTTCATAAGACAGTTGGCTTGCAGTTGACTTTTCCTGTAAATCTTGACTATATCTTGGCACACAAGCACATTATGTAGGATGGATCTCCCTGACACAAATGCACCTTGGTTGTGAGAGATGATATCAGGCAGAACACTACCTAGTTTTTCACACAGTAGCTTAGAAATGCACTTGTAGAGCACTGAACAGCATGCTATTGGTCTGAAATCACCAACAGAAGAAGGCACACTAACCTGTGGAACTAGGGTGATGGAGGTGACATTAATCTCTTTTAGCATTTTCCCAGTGTGAAAAAAATCATTGATAGAACCATGCATGTCATCTTTGATAATATCCCAGGTACATTTGAAAAAATGGTTATTGAAACCATCCAAACCAGGAGCTTTAGTACTTGGAATGGCATCCAACACCCTTTTGATATCTTTCAGTGTGAAGTCGCAGTGCAGTTGGTTGACATGTTCCTCAGTAAGCCTTGGACCTTTGTCCATAATTTCCTTTTTGATGGGGGTTCTGGAATCTTGTTTTGTCATAAATAAATCTTTGTAGAACTCTAGAAAGGCCTTCTAAACACCCTCAACTGAGTTCACCCACTCTCCAGTAGAGGTTTGAATAGAATGAATGGTATTGTGTTTTCTTCTTTGCCTAATACTCTGGTAGAAGGCTCTGCTATTTTCATCTCCTTGTTCAAGCCAATGAGCTTTAGAAGTTTGGTGAAGGAAAGAGAGGTGAGTCTCTTTTGCAGTTCTGTAAGCAGCAgcaatttctttttcttctgtAGCTAGCATAGCATATGTAGGATCTGTGTGTAACTTGTTTTGAATGTCAGCAAGCTGATGTTGCAGCTGAATCTTGGTTGCTTCAATATTACTATAACCAGATTTGTTGTGGTCCCTGAGGTCCTGTTTTATCCATTTAAGCTTTTGGATTATCCTGAACATGTGACATCCATAGACATATTTTTGCCAATGCTTCTCTATTATGGGGAGGAAATCAGGAGAAGAAGTCCACATGTTATAAAACCTGAAAGGTTTCTTTGACTGACAAGTGAATAAGGTGCTCAAAATCATTGGACAATGGTCAAAAGTACCTTCTGGCAAATACATAGCTTCAGCAGTAGGGAACATGTCATCCCAAGCAGTGTTGGATAACACTCTATCAATTCTAGAGAAGACTCTATTCTCCCCTTCTTGTTTGTTGTTCCATGTAAACTGTCTACCTATTGTTTTGACCTGAGTGAGGTTGTAGGTGGCCATACAGTTCCTCATTGGCTTGATATCAGCAAGTCTCACAGGTGCCCCAATTCTGTCTTCCATTTCCATGATGGAGTTAAAGTCCCCCATTATTAACCATGCTTGATGGTTTAGGTTAGAGAAAGAAGTCAAAGAGGCCCACAGGGACTCTCTCTCAGAAGGAGTATTGAAGCCATAGATGGAGGTGCAGAAGAAGCCCTTGTCAGAGCTTCTTGGGGTAACACATGTGTGAATCAGTTGACTTCCCATATGGATGATGTCTATTTGAAAAACATCTGGATCCCAGGCTAGAACAATTCTACCATTGTAATGACAGCTTAAGTTGGTGGTGAAATACCAGTTAGGACACAGTGTGAGATACAGGTTACCCATTTTTGGTGCTTTCACCCTTGTTTCCAGAAGGCTAAACAACTTGATGTTGTGAGATTGAATCAATTGTCTCACTCTAATTTGTTTAGAGTGTGTGTTTAACCCCCTGACATTCCAACAGAGAACTCTATCCATTAGACATAGGGGATGTCACCCCCTGTCTAATGGACTCCCATTGTTAACCTGTATCTCCCTCTCTTCATGATCATCTGCAGTTCCAGATTCTGACAGTGTTTGGAAAGAGTTAGTAATCACCACTGTTTTAAGTTGTTTGCTGATGGTCTTGCTGAACTTGGTAGCTTGAACAAACCCATCCCCTGGCAAAACAGGAGGTGGATCATGGACAACACTAGGTTGGATTTGTTTTTTCACCCAAACTCTCCTTACAAGACCAGGTTGTTTCTTATTGCAATGTTCATGGGTATGGCCCATTCCCTTACACACAGAACAAGTGGTAGGGAACCAATCATAACTGACTGACTGACTGATCATGATTCCTATTTCATTCCTGAAGTGAATCACAGTAGGGAAGTCTTGATCAACTTGAACTTCAATCAAGACCCTAGCAAACATCAGTTTGCCCCTATTTTTTGTGGCTTGGTCCACTTTGATCAATGATCCTAGTTGACCCACAATCTTGCCTAAACTCTTCTCTCCCCAGTACTTAACATCCAACCCATGTATTTGTATCCAAATGGGCAGTTTCTTGATTGGTtccttgcaaaaattaacatcaGCAGACCAAGGTTTCACTACTAATGGTTTAGAatcaaaaaattgaaatcctCCCTGCAAAACTTTGGAGCAATTCTCCATTGTTGTGAATCGAACCATATAGATTCCCTTCCCCACCTGTGAAACTTTATCTACTCCATATTTCCCCCGATTCTTCTCACATATCCCTCCATCACATTCTGGGGTGGATTAGCACCAATCACATAGCATATCACAGCTGACTCCCAATAAGCAATTTCATCTTTAATGTCATCAAAATCAATTTGAACAATTGGGACAATTGGGGGTTGATTATTAGAATCAGTATTATCATCATTGTCATTATTATGCACCTCATTGTGTTCAATCTCATTAGCACAGTCATTCAAAGAATCTAACAGAGTATGGTTATTCCCGCCAATATTTGAATGTGATCGAAAATGGGTACGAACATCCTTACCACTGTGTAATCCACTCAGCCACGCATTAAAGTCACCTTTGATCTGTGATTGTTGTTGCAAATCTCTCAGGCTTGCTTTTGGGGTCAAAATCTGATTGAAATCATCAAAttgattttctgggtttgtTTAGTGCTCAGAGATGTCATCGGAATCCGCCATTGCAGCACCAGTATCAAGCTTGGGATTGGGTCGCACCTTCAGTGGGACCGTCGTCGTCTTATTCTTAGACTTGCTTCCACCATTGTTGTGTTTCTTAGCTTGCTTGCGTGTGTTTGCCATGGCGTCGAAGGAGGAGGTCTCCTCTTCGAACCCTCGCAAGAGCTCGGAAGGCTAATTCCTAAGgctattatttatatattaaatTTTCATGTCTAAAAGTCGTacttcctccgtattttaaaaagagatacactttgaccggcaCGTAGTTTTAAGAgatgttgaatttattaaaataagaagaAAGTAGGGTAGTGGGTAGTAAAAatatgatgtgagtaagtgtgagaaccacaagaaatagagaaatattaatatatttgGAACTTGGGACCAATACATGTCAAAATAGAaaaatgtatctctttttaaaatacgaccatttaaggaaagtgtatctctttccAAAATACGAAGAGAGtataagtactccctccgtcccagaataatcgttacacttacctttgcacaaagttttaggtgataagtggttgtttggttatcaattgttattttattgaaaaagtagatgtgataggagttagtgggggtATTTTTTTGATTGAATGAAAAAGGGTGTGGGGACAACAACAATTTAGTAGGAAAAGAGatacaatataataataattgtggggtcattcctagagtataagtacttcctccgtcccagaatagttgttacacttacctttgcacaaagttttaggtgataagtggttgtttggttatcaattgttattttattgaaaaa
This Spinacia oleracea cultivar Varoflay chromosome 6, BTI_SOV_V1, whole genome shotgun sequence DNA region includes the following protein-coding sequences:
- the LOC110791218 gene encoding uncharacterized protein is translated as MGNLYLTLCPNWYFTTNLSCHYNGRIVLAWDPDVFQIDIIHMGSQLIHTCVTPRSSDKGFFCTSIYGFNTPSERESLWASLTSFSNLNHQAWLIMGDFNSIMEMEDRIGAPVRLADIKPMRNCMATYNLTQVKTIGRQFTWNNKQEGENRVFSRIDRVLSNTAWDDMFPTAEAMYLPEGTFDHCPMILSTLFTCQSKKPFRFYNMWTSSPDFLPIIEKHWQKYVYGCHMFRIIQKLKWIKQDLRDHNKSGYSNIEATKIQLQHQLADIQNKLHTDPTYAMLATEEKEIAAAYRTAKETHLSFLHQTSKAHWLEQGDENSRAFYQSIRQRRKHNTIHSIQTSTGEWVNSVEGV